Proteins co-encoded in one Nicotiana sylvestris chromosome 7, ASM39365v2, whole genome shotgun sequence genomic window:
- the LOC138873161 gene encoding uncharacterized protein has product MYTPLIVFIVFSSAVIAFLVILCCLKCRGYQTEEGADIETGAANPSDGHGLSDGNMVVLAGAGATIADGETYQGCCCGGGDGGGDGGGGCGGCGGCGGVGGGGVEGFGC; this is encoded by the exons ATGTACACCCCCCTTATTGTGTTCATAGTCTTCAGTTCTGCTGTGATAGCCTTTTTGGTCATTTTGTGCTGCCTAAAATGCAGAGGCTATCAGACTGAGGAAGGAGCCGATATTGAAACAGGTGCTGCGAACCCTAGTGATGGTCACGGATTAAGCGACGGGAATATGGTTGTTTTGGCCGGCGCTGGAGCTACTATCGCCGATGGAGAAACGTACCAGGGTTGTTGTTGCGGTGGTGGCGATGGTGGCGGTGATGGTGGTGGTGGTTGCGGCGGTTGTGGAGGATGTGGAG GAGTTGGGGGAGGGGGTGTGGAAGGTTTTGGATGCTGA